The following are encoded together in the Gasterosteus aculeatus chromosome 7, fGasAcu3.hap1.1, whole genome shotgun sequence genome:
- the tmem248 gene encoding transmembrane protein 248, which yields MVYLLNPVENLRSYINNRPPLVIFMISVSAVAIAFLTIGYFFKIKEIRSPELTEDWNTFLLRFNELDLCVSENETIKHGLNESTTPESLVVTSGQARSSTQVPLLLDDSGAVNISVPITLTLDPQRPFGGYSRNITHLYATVLGQQVGLSGREAHEEINITFTLPASWNSDECVLHGHCEQVVFSTCMTVAAASNVFPVTVQPPHCVPETYTNATSWYKVFTTVRDSDTKYSQDYNPLWCYKGAIGKLYHALNPKLTVIVPDDDRSLINLHLMHTSYFLFVMVITMFCYAVIKGRPGKARQPNPDSCPEKVQPTPAVLYDENRWRCQRVKKASESSLRTYL from the exons ATG GTGTACCTGTTAAACCCTGTAGAGAACCTGAGGAGCTACATCAACAACCGTCCCCCGCTGGTCATTTTTATGATCAGCGTCAGTGCGGTGGCCATCGCCTTCCTCACCATCGGTTATTTCTTCAAGATTAAGGAGATCAGGTCTCCAGAGTTGACAGAG gacTGGAACACCTTCCTGCTGCGCTTCAATGAGCTGGACCTCTGCGTGTCCGAGAACGAAACCATAAAGCACGGCCTGAACGAGTCCACCACGCCGGAGAGCTTGGTGGTGACCAGCGGCCAGGCCCGGTCCAGCACCCAGGTTCCCCTCCTGCTGGACGACTCGGGCGCCGTCAACATCTCGGTCCCCATCACCCTCACTTTGGACCCCCAGCGCCCGTTCGGGGGGTACTCTCGCAATATCACCCACCTGTACGCCACGGTGCTGGGGCAGCAGGTCGGACTCTCTG GCCGGGAAGCCCACGAAGAGATAAACATCACTTTCACCCTGCCGGCATCCTGGAACTCGGACGAGTGTGTGCTGCACGGCCACTGCGAGCAGGTGGTGTTCAGCACTTGCATGACCGTCGCGGCGGCCAGCAACGTCTTCCCGGTCACAGT GCAGCCGCCGCACTGCGTGCCGGAGACGTACACCAACGCCACCTCTTGGTACAAGGTGTTCACCACAGTCCGCGACTCGGACACCAAGTACAGCCAGGACTACAACCCGCTGTGGTGCTACAAAGGAGCCATCGGCAAGTTGTACCACGCACTCAACCCAAAGCTCACCGTCATCGTCCCCGAC gatgACCGCTCCCTCATCAACCTGCACCTGATGCACACAAGCTACTTCCTGTTTGTCATGGTCATCACGATGTTCTGCTACGCGGTCATCAAGGGGCGGCCCGGCAAAGCGCGGCAGCCAAACCCCGACTCGTGTCCCGAGAAGGTGCAGCCGACACCAGCAGTGCTTTATGACGAGAACAG GTGGCGCTGTCAGAGGGTTAAAAAGGCCTCCGAGAGCTCCCTCAGAACGTACCTGTGA